The proteins below come from a single Drosophila suzukii chromosome X, CBGP_Dsuzu_IsoJpt1.0, whole genome shotgun sequence genomic window:
- the LOC108016566 gene encoding uncharacterized protein isoform X2, producing MNFSETMDEKRTLREIMEESLTPENRHVTRTRTVVKSAKLQRMTARPSPGAYRYKQSIAHLKASSLSKKRCLQYKGKYEPQQAEDQWANTQWFQGAQSQEAVPPTEDAETLQWAFNQPAVPQTQHSWFQGAQTQGAAPQHSLFHVAHNQPRTEDSSFQEAPCQPAVPQMQQSWFQGAQSQEVVPPTEDAKTLQWAFNQPAVPQMQHSWFQGVQTQAAVPPTQDSVPQPQHSWFQGAHNQPEGPRTLDLWFQRDQTQEAVPQAQVPWFQGAHSQGAAPTPQHSLFQVAHIQPAGPRSLHYQGFPEL from the exons ATGAACTTTTCGGAAACTATGGATGAGAAAAGAACCCTAAGGGAGATAATGGAAGAATCCTTG ACCCCAGAAAATAGGCATGTTACTCGCACAAGGACGGTGGTAAAGAGTGCTAAGCTTCAAAGGATGACCGCCAGACCAAGCCCGGGGGCCTATAGGTACAAGCAAAGCATTGCCCATCTGAAGGCAAGCTCTCTTTCAAAGAAGAGGTGTTTACAGTACAAGGGAAAATATGAACCGCAGCAAGCCGAAGACCAGTGGGCCAATACCCAATGGTTCCAAGGGGCCCAATCCCAGGAAGCGGTTCCCCCAACCGAAGATGCGGAGACCCTCCAGTGGGCTTTTAACCAACCCGCGGTACCCCAAACGCAGCACTCGTGGTTCCAAGGGGCCCAAACTCAAGGCGCAGCTCCCCAACACTCGTTATTCCATGTGGCCCATAATCAACCCCGAACCGAAGACTCATCGTTCCAAGAGGCCCCTTGCCAACCCGCGGTACCCCAAATGCAACAGTCGTGGTTCCAGGGGGCCCAATCCCAGGAAGTGGTTCCCCCAACCGAAGATGCGAAGACCCTCCAGTGGGCTTTTAACCAACCCGCGGTACCCCAAATGCAACACTCGTGGTTCCAAGGAGTCCAAACCCAAGCCGCGGTACCTCCAACCCAAGACTCGGTACCGCAACCCCAACACTCGTGGTTCCAGGGTGCCCATAATCAACCCGAGGGTCCCCGAACCCTAGACTTGTGGTTCCAAAGGGACCAAACCCAAGAGGCGGTACCCCAAGCGCAAGTCCCGTGGTTCCAAGGAGCGCATTCTCAAGGGGCGGCTCCCACACCCCAACACTCGTTGTTCCAAGTGGCCCATATCCAACCTGCCGGTCCCCGATCCCTGCACTACCAAGGGTTCCCCGAACTCTAG